From the Paludisphaera mucosa genome, one window contains:
- a CDS encoding Hsp20/alpha crystallin family protein produces the protein MAGPDWRGGWDPFHEFQREMGRLFQTFDPFQSLRHIRTFPAINLYVAGDAFLLSAQLPGTAPDEVELTVTSETLTLRGERKRPEGVKDDSYRRQERFMGRWSRTITLPDRIDEAKVSAQFADGVLTVRLPRAEGAKPRQIAVSSPS, from the coding sequence ATGGCAGGGCCGGATTGGCGGGGGGGATGGGACCCTTTCCACGAATTCCAGCGCGAGATGGGGCGTCTCTTCCAGACGTTCGATCCGTTCCAGTCGCTGCGCCACATCCGGACGTTCCCGGCGATCAACCTCTACGTCGCCGGCGACGCGTTCCTGCTCTCGGCGCAGTTGCCCGGGACGGCCCCCGACGAGGTCGAGCTGACGGTGACGTCCGAGACCCTCACGCTCCGCGGCGAGCGGAAGCGGCCCGAGGGGGTCAAGGACGACTCTTACCGCCGCCAGGAGCGGTTCATGGGAAGGTGGTCGCGGACGATCACCCTGCCCGACCGGATCGACGAGGCGAAGGTCTCGGCGCAGTTCGCCGACGGCGTTTTGACGGTCCGGCTGCCCCGCGCCGAGGGGGCGAAGCCCCGCCAGATCGCCGTCTCGTCCCCGAGCTGA
- a CDS encoding M56 family metallopeptidase produces the protein MWIVLDQFSRTLIDAAVANAILLSVVVVVVVFTRQPARRIMLAQTGVYAALVMIPLVAFDFLPRSYPVDALLRTGLVPPPLTPEPDPLDLVGPLAPGPAGRVVPRGRPAASQAEWPAGERLVRVATLLYLAGASLGLAWFGLGLWGFRRLLGRSTAASPATCAVFEELIADLERSPPQPALRISTWLRSPVLGGVTRPTIVIPAELDGDEVDRDALRLILLHELAHADRGDAWFNALAALAQIVWFFLPHLWWLRAQLRIDQEFLADRKAAGPLGESTHYARWLVGLSSGRAGRAVATRKPEAAAPDPSRTWGGRGFDTPLLQRVAMLLYCPFVVEGRPPRWFAIGVPAGFMLAAVMLSTLRILAPVDPSALLYQAQDRDPLVRTFSIPEFDVVPSSPPRTPQYFPLALPPAFRLEAFVIATPTTLTQLRIAGCPLVPDARGLAFQGPPRPQADDETPSRHRYTLRREYRTLKAAIDKREFDLDPKILDDVQWLTITPGDEIATILGLGITW, from the coding sequence ATGTGGATCGTGCTGGACCAGTTCAGCCGCACGCTGATCGACGCGGCGGTCGCCAACGCGATCCTGCTGAGCGTGGTCGTGGTCGTCGTGGTCTTCACCCGCCAGCCGGCCCGGCGGATCATGCTGGCCCAGACCGGCGTCTACGCGGCGCTGGTGATGATCCCCCTGGTCGCCTTCGACTTCCTGCCGCGGTCCTATCCCGTCGACGCGTTGCTGCGGACCGGCCTGGTGCCGCCGCCGTTGACGCCCGAGCCCGACCCCCTGGACCTCGTGGGCCCGCTCGCGCCCGGCCCGGCGGGGCGCGTCGTGCCCCGGGGGCGCCCCGCCGCCTCCCAGGCCGAGTGGCCCGCGGGCGAGCGGCTGGTCCGGGTCGCGACCTTGCTCTACCTGGCGGGGGCGTCGCTGGGCCTCGCCTGGTTCGGGCTGGGCCTGTGGGGGTTCCGCCGGCTGCTCGGCCGGTCGACGGCGGCGAGCCCGGCGACCTGCGCGGTGTTCGAGGAGCTGATCGCCGACCTGGAGCGATCGCCGCCGCAGCCGGCCCTGCGGATCTCCACCTGGCTGCGCAGCCCCGTCCTGGGGGGCGTGACCCGGCCCACCATCGTCATCCCGGCCGAGCTCGACGGCGACGAGGTCGATCGCGACGCCCTCCGGCTGATCCTGCTGCACGAGCTGGCGCACGCCGACCGCGGCGACGCCTGGTTCAACGCGCTGGCCGCGCTCGCCCAGATCGTCTGGTTCTTCCTGCCCCACCTGTGGTGGCTGCGGGCCCAGCTCCGGATCGATCAGGAGTTCCTGGCCGACCGCAAGGCCGCCGGCCCCCTGGGCGAGTCGACCCACTACGCCCGCTGGCTCGTCGGCCTCTCCAGCGGCCGTGCGGGCCGTGCGGTCGCGACTCGCAAGCCCGAGGCCGCCGCGCCCGACCCTTCGCGGACCTGGGGCGGCCGCGGCTTCGACACCCCGCTGCTCCAGCGCGTGGCGATGCTGCTCTACTGCCCGTTCGTCGTCGAGGGTCGCCCCCCGCGCTGGTTCGCGATCGGCGTCCCCGCGGGCTTCATGCTCGCGGCCGTGATGCTGTCGACCCTCCGCATCCTCGCCCCGGTCGACCCCTCGGCCCTGCTCTATCAGGCCCAGGATCGCGACCCCCTGGTCCGCACCTTCAGCATCCCCGAGTTCGACGTCGTCCCCTCGTCGCCCCCCCGCACGCCGCAGTACTTCCCCCTCGCCCTACCCCCCGCGTTCCGCCTGGAGGCGTTCGTCATCGCGACGCCGACCACCCTGACGCAGCTCCGGATCGCCGGCTGCCCGCTCGTGCCCGACGCCCGGGGGCTGGCCTTCCAGGGCCCGCCGCGGCCCCAGGCCGACGATGAGACGCCGTCGCGGCATCGCTACACCCTCCGCCGCGAGTACCGGACCCTCAAGGCCGCCATCGACAAGCGCGAGTTCGACCTCGACCCCAAGATCCTCGACGACGTCCAGTGGCTCACCATCACGCCCGGCGACGAGATCGCCACCATCCTCGGCCTGGGCATCACCTGGTGA
- a CDS encoding gluconokinase, with translation MIVVVMGVTGSGKTTVGRLLAEDLGWTFVDADDFHPAANVAKMHAGIPLTDEDRRPWLEALRRRLEAARDGGEDVVLACSALKHAYQHLLEAVEPQAVRCVLLTGSADLIRRRLAARTGHFMNPALLDSQFATLEPPEDAVRVDVSLTPEAAVAAARAGLGL, from the coding sequence ATGATCGTGGTCGTGATGGGGGTGACGGGGTCGGGCAAGACGACGGTCGGCCGGCTGCTGGCGGAGGACCTGGGCTGGACGTTCGTGGACGCCGACGACTTCCACCCCGCCGCCAACGTCGCCAAGATGCACGCCGGGATCCCGCTGACCGACGAGGATCGCCGCCCCTGGCTGGAGGCCCTCCGGCGTCGGCTCGAAGCGGCCCGCGACGGCGGCGAGGACGTGGTCCTGGCCTGCTCGGCCCTCAAGCACGCCTACCAGCACCTTCTGGAGGCGGTCGAGCCCCAGGCCGTGCGCTGCGTGCTGCTGACCGGGTCGGCGGACCTGATCCGGCGTCGGCTGGCGGCGCGGACCGGACACTTCATGAACCCCGCCTTGCTCGACAGCCAGTTCGCCACCCTCGAACCCCCCGAGGACGCCGTCCGGGTCGACGTGTCGCTCACGCCCGAGGCGGCGGTCGCGGCCGCCCGCGCGGGGCTGGGCCTTTGA
- a CDS encoding LacI family DNA-binding transcriptional regulator, giving the protein MPRRGTATAMAAGGRRATIRDVADRVGVSLITVSRALRRPEVVSGPVRERVREAVEALGYITNRAASGLASGTSRVVPVIVPSLARPAYAAFLDGVQAELAGQGFQVLLGTTEHRVDVEDQLVGALLGWAPAGLILSGVDHSAGTRRRLRGAGIAVVEAMDLADEPLDLNVGFSHRGTGEAAAAHLADGGRRRVAYAGTQTEMDQESVKRIAGFRAALRERGLPDHYILRGDEPSSLAAGGTLLDDLLGRFPDVDAVFFGDDVLAAGAILECRRRGLAVPGRLAVMGADDHEVASASTPAITTIAAPRREIGAVAARMLLDSIRGGPPEVRRVDVGFRIVERESTKGGRT; this is encoded by the coding sequence ATGCCCAGGCGGGGGACGGCGACGGCGATGGCGGCGGGGGGCCGGCGGGCGACGATCCGCGACGTGGCGGACCGGGTCGGCGTGAGCCTGATCACGGTCTCGCGGGCCTTGCGGCGGCCCGAGGTCGTCTCGGGGCCGGTCCGCGAGCGGGTCCGCGAGGCCGTCGAGGCGCTCGGCTACATCACCAACCGGGCGGCGAGCGGCCTGGCGTCGGGGACCTCCCGCGTCGTGCCCGTGATCGTGCCGTCCCTGGCGCGGCCGGCGTACGCGGCCTTCCTCGACGGCGTCCAGGCGGAGCTTGCAGGCCAGGGGTTCCAGGTCCTGCTGGGGACGACCGAGCACCGCGTCGACGTCGAGGACCAGCTCGTCGGGGCTCTCCTGGGCTGGGCCCCGGCCGGGCTGATCCTGTCGGGCGTCGACCACTCGGCCGGCACGCGGCGGCGGCTGCGGGGCGCGGGGATCGCGGTGGTCGAGGCCATGGACCTGGCCGACGAGCCGCTCGACCTCAACGTCGGCTTCTCGCATCGGGGGACGGGCGAGGCCGCCGCGGCGCACCTGGCCGACGGCGGCCGGCGGCGCGTCGCCTACGCGGGGACCCAGACCGAGATGGACCAGGAGAGCGTCAAGCGGATCGCCGGCTTCCGCGCGGCGCTCCGCGAGCGAGGGCTGCCCGACCACTACATCCTCCGCGGCGACGAGCCCTCGTCGCTCGCCGCCGGGGGGACGCTCCTGGATGACCTGCTGGGGCGGTTCCCGGACGTCGACGCCGTCTTCTTCGGCGACGACGTCCTGGCGGCCGGGGCGATCCTCGAATGTCGCCGGCGCGGGCTGGCGGTGCCCGGCCGGCTGGCCGTGATGGGGGCCGACGACCACGAGGTCGCTTCGGCGTCGACGCCCGCGATCACCACGATCGCGGCCCCCCGGCGCGAGATCGGGGCCGTCGCGGCCCGCATGTTGCTCGACTCGATCCGGGGCGGGCCGCCCGAAGTGAGACGGGTGGACGTCGGCTTCCGGATCGTCGAGCGCGAGAGCACGAAGGGAGGACGGACGTGA
- a CDS encoding Hsp20/alpha crystallin family protein encodes MSEAHPSIRVPVGPPAAQSPAAATTRDAAHRPTITPPIDIHEGPDGLTLEADLPGATESNLTIQLEHNVLSLDARIDAVAPEGGRLIHQEYPVGDYHRSFILSDDVDRERIAAELKDGVLKIFLPKADRARARRIEIQS; translated from the coding sequence ATGAGCGAAGCCCATCCTTCGATCCGCGTGCCGGTGGGGCCTCCTGCGGCACAATCCCCGGCGGCCGCGACGACCCGCGACGCGGCCCATCGGCCGACGATCACGCCGCCGATCGACATCCACGAAGGCCCCGACGGCCTGACCCTGGAGGCCGACCTCCCGGGCGCGACCGAGTCCAACCTGACCATCCAGCTCGAGCACAACGTCCTGAGTTTGGACGCCCGGATCGACGCCGTCGCCCCCGAGGGGGGCCGCCTGATCCATCAGGAATATCCCGTCGGCGACTATCACCGCTCGTTCATCCTCAGCGACGACGTCGACCGCGAGCGGATCGCCGCCGAGCTGAAGGACGGCGTGCTCAAGATCTTCCTGCCGAAGGCCGACCGGGCCCGCGCCCGCCGCATCGAGATTCAGTCGTGA
- a CDS encoding 3-keto-disaccharide hydrolase — protein sequence MRTLLSLAALLTISLALAGAAHADDWQPDPGFRSLFNGKDLTGWCLRAEADGKSPKAGAVVETFEGKTESSDAGRYSARDGVLTVNFPKGRESLISALYTVEEFPKDFTLKLEFRASVNADSGVFVRKPQLQCRDYLVAGPYKDLKKYKPQDWNVIEVVAKGGVARCTCNGEVLEAEFKLPATGPIGLEGDRGQMEYRHLQIK from the coding sequence ATGAGAACCCTCCTCTCCCTCGCCGCCCTCCTGACGATCTCGCTCGCTCTCGCGGGCGCTGCGCACGCCGACGACTGGCAGCCCGATCCCGGCTTCCGCTCCCTATTCAACGGCAAGGACCTCACCGGCTGGTGCCTCCGCGCCGAGGCCGACGGCAAGTCTCCCAAGGCCGGCGCCGTCGTCGAGACGTTCGAAGGCAAGACCGAGTCCAGCGACGCGGGGCGTTACTCGGCCCGCGACGGCGTCCTCACCGTGAACTTCCCCAAGGGTCGCGAGAGCCTCATCTCCGCTCTCTACACCGTGGAGGAGTTCCCGAAGGACTTCACCCTCAAGCTCGAGTTCCGCGCCAGCGTCAACGCCGACAGCGGCGTCTTCGTCCGCAAGCCGCAGCTCCAGTGCCGCGACTACCTCGTGGCCGGCCCCTACAAGGACCTCAAGAAGTACAAGCCGCAGGACTGGAACGTGATCGAGGTCGTGGCCAAGGGGGGCGTGGCCCGCTGCACCTGCAACGGCGAAGTCCTCGAAGCCGAGTTCAAGCTCCCCGCCACCGGCCCCATCGGCCTCGAAGGCGACCGCGGCCAGATGGAGTACCGTCACCTCCAGATCAAGTGA
- a CDS encoding Hsp20/alpha crystallin family protein produces the protein MSRPFEGAIPYQALEREFFRMIKDVFQPSGAAPEAPAAEPFAPPVDLYETAEETVVVVELPGVDPAQVEITAEGDVLTIRGTKPADGPAGPSQGLHERRFGAFVRKIPLTREFDLDAARAEGRHGVLTIRLPRPPAQKPRTIPIRTG, from the coding sequence ATGAGCCGGCCCTTCGAAGGCGCGATCCCGTACCAGGCGCTGGAGCGGGAGTTCTTCCGCATGATCAAGGACGTCTTCCAGCCCTCGGGCGCCGCGCCCGAGGCCCCGGCCGCCGAGCCCTTCGCCCCGCCGGTCGACCTCTACGAGACGGCCGAGGAGACCGTGGTGGTGGTCGAGCTGCCCGGCGTCGACCCGGCGCAGGTCGAGATCACCGCCGAGGGCGACGTGCTGACGATCCGGGGGACGAAGCCGGCCGACGGTCCCGCCGGGCCCTCGCAGGGCCTCCACGAACGCCGCTTCGGCGCGTTCGTCCGCAAGATCCCCCTGACCCGCGAGTTCGACCTCGACGCCGCCCGCGCCGAGGGCCGCCACGGCGTCCTGACCATCCGCCTGCCGCGACCGCCGGCTCAGAAGCCCCGGACGATCCCGATCCGCACGGGCTGA
- a CDS encoding BlaI/MecI/CopY family transcriptional regulator has translation MRKTQMVTDRELEIMKVLWARGQASVRDVQEDLNKDSGPVAYSTVQTLLNIMEDKKGLVRHVVEGRTFIYHPKKSSERTIRELTRKFVDRVFDGALDRVMVALFDSKPPTTEDLDRLRAMIDDARLQASTTPVEAAAETPEV, from the coding sequence GTGCGTAAGACCCAGATGGTGACCGATCGCGAGCTCGAGATCATGAAGGTCTTGTGGGCTCGGGGCCAGGCGAGCGTCCGCGACGTTCAGGAAGACCTGAACAAGGACTCCGGGCCCGTCGCGTACAGCACCGTGCAGACCCTGCTGAACATCATGGAAGACAAGAAGGGGCTGGTGCGCCACGTCGTCGAGGGGCGGACGTTCATCTACCACCCCAAGAAGTCGTCCGAGCGGACGATCCGCGAGCTGACCCGCAAGTTCGTGGACCGCGTCTTCGACGGCGCCCTCGATCGGGTGATGGTGGCCTTGTTCGACTCCAAGCCTCCGACCACGGAGGACCTGGATCGGCTGCGGGCCATGATCGACGACGCCCGGCTGCAGGCGTCGACGACCCCCGTCGAGGCCGCGGCGGAGACGCCGGAAGTCTGA
- a CDS encoding serine/threonine-protein kinase, with the protein MTDAVDPSVPDPGHVAEVERICDRYEAALRAGGRPRIEDELRAIEASGRDLLLKELIALDLVYRRRGGEAPAPTEYLARFPGDAWAVNAAFGGLEPRTLAEEPAAGLDRPVDDGDLTTDAGDGDRAPDSDGARVRYFGDYELRGVLGRGGMGVVYRAMQMSLRRPVALKMIRGEVAATDEERRRFRNEAEIAAGFDHPNIVSVYEVGEYYKQPYLTMRLVEGEGLDRRLSAYADDPRAAAGLVRLAAEAVHHAHQRGVLHRDLKPANLLIDAAGAPHVADFGLARLVEGAGDLTCTGAVVGTPAYMAPEQAGGRRGAATVATDVHGLGTILYALLAGRAPFAADSIPAMLERVREAVPEPPSRFNARVPRDLEVICLKCLEKDPARRYGSARELADDLGRWLAGEPILARPVGRLARLGMWARRRPAIAALAGALAVAVAAGLAGVSWQWRAAVVERDKSEAIRRFLVEDLLAEASPERNERSRNVTLLEVLGRAAGRIDGAFLDQPDVEAELRLMIGQVYLNLGEAEEAVRHIERALRLRTAIGGADSIDALDAGNDLAVALLRQNRLAEAEAAFRRALDGYRRTLGDGARKTLVTMSNLGDLRRIAQDLDEAESLLRAASSGLDRAAGPADKASQRAACNLAIVMQNRGRLDEAEGLYGRVLKAMRDAGEIRHPDGLSILNNYAALLQERGRYAEAETMFREVVAARREVQGPSHHETLMSMNNLADLLVKAEKKHDARSLLEEVLTLLGAKPDRGARSEVAVLARANLGELLVAEGETEKGESLYREALALARDLWGPDHPIARIIQSRLDKPAESRSGVVPPP; encoded by the coding sequence ATGACTGATGCGGTCGATCCGAGCGTGCCGGACCCCGGACATGTGGCCGAGGTCGAGCGGATTTGCGACCGCTACGAGGCCGCCTTGCGCGCCGGCGGGCGTCCCCGCATCGAGGACGAGCTTCGCGCCATCGAGGCGTCCGGCCGCGACCTGCTCCTGAAGGAGCTGATCGCCCTGGATCTCGTCTACCGCCGCCGGGGCGGCGAAGCGCCTGCGCCGACCGAGTACCTCGCCCGCTTCCCCGGCGACGCCTGGGCCGTGAATGCGGCCTTCGGGGGGTTGGAGCCGCGGACGCTGGCCGAAGAGCCCGCGGCGGGCCTCGATCGGCCGGTCGACGACGGAGATTTGACGACGGATGCGGGCGACGGCGACCGGGCCCCTGACTCGGACGGCGCGCGGGTCCGGTATTTCGGCGACTACGAGCTGCGGGGCGTCCTCGGTCGCGGCGGGATGGGCGTGGTCTATCGGGCCATGCAGATGAGCCTGCGCCGCCCTGTCGCCCTGAAGATGATCCGCGGGGAAGTGGCGGCCACGGACGAGGAGCGGCGACGCTTCCGGAACGAGGCCGAGATCGCCGCGGGCTTCGACCACCCGAATATCGTGTCCGTGTACGAGGTCGGCGAGTACTACAAGCAGCCGTATCTGACGATGCGACTGGTGGAGGGCGAGGGGCTCGACCGCCGGCTCTCGGCGTACGCCGACGACCCGCGCGCGGCCGCCGGACTGGTGAGGCTCGCGGCCGAGGCGGTGCACCACGCCCACCAGCGGGGCGTGCTGCATCGCGACCTGAAGCCGGCCAACCTCCTGATCGATGCGGCGGGGGCCCCGCACGTCGCCGACTTCGGCCTGGCCCGCCTGGTCGAGGGGGCCGGCGACCTGACGTGCACCGGCGCCGTGGTCGGCACGCCGGCGTACATGGCGCCGGAACAGGCCGGCGGGCGGCGCGGGGCCGCCACGGTGGCTACCGACGTCCACGGCCTCGGGACGATCCTGTACGCCCTGCTGGCGGGCCGGGCGCCGTTCGCCGCCGATTCGATCCCCGCCATGCTCGAACGGGTCCGCGAGGCCGTCCCCGAGCCCCCCTCCCGATTCAACGCGAGGGTCCCGCGCGACCTGGAAGTCATCTGCCTGAAGTGCCTGGAGAAGGACCCGGCGCGGCGGTACGGCTCGGCGCGCGAGCTGGCCGACGACCTCGGGCGGTGGCTGGCGGGCGAGCCGATCCTGGCGCGGCCGGTCGGCCGGCTGGCGAGGCTGGGGATGTGGGCGAGGCGCCGGCCGGCGATCGCGGCCCTGGCGGGGGCCCTGGCCGTCGCGGTGGCCGCCGGCCTGGCGGGCGTCTCCTGGCAGTGGCGGGCGGCGGTCGTGGAGCGCGACAAGTCCGAGGCGATCCGCCGATTCCTCGTCGAAGACCTTCTGGCGGAGGCCTCTCCCGAGAGGAACGAGCGGAGCCGGAACGTCACGCTCCTCGAGGTGCTCGGCCGCGCCGCGGGGCGGATCGACGGCGCGTTCCTCGACCAGCCCGACGTGGAGGCGGAGCTTCGCCTGATGATCGGCCAGGTCTACCTGAACCTCGGCGAGGCCGAGGAGGCGGTGCGGCACATCGAACGGGCCCTCCGACTCCGCACGGCGATCGGCGGCGCGGATTCGATCGACGCCCTGGACGCCGGGAACGATCTGGCGGTCGCCTTGCTCAGGCAGAACCGGCTCGCCGAGGCGGAGGCGGCCTTCCGCCGCGCGCTGGACGGCTACCGCCGGACCCTCGGCGACGGGGCCCGGAAGACGCTCGTGACGATGAGCAACCTGGGCGACCTGAGGAGGATCGCCCAGGATCTCGACGAGGCCGAATCGCTCCTCCGCGCCGCCTCGTCCGGGCTGGATCGGGCCGCCGGCCCGGCCGACAAGGCGTCGCAGCGGGCCGCGTGCAACCTGGCGATCGTCATGCAGAATCGCGGCCGGCTGGACGAGGCCGAGGGCCTCTACGGGCGGGTGCTGAAGGCCATGCGAGACGCCGGCGAGATCCGGCATCCGGACGGCCTGTCGATCCTGAACAACTACGCCGCCTTGCTGCAGGAGCGGGGGCGTTACGCCGAGGCCGAGACGATGTTCCGCGAGGTCGTGGCGGCGCGCCGCGAGGTGCAGGGCCCGTCGCACCACGAGACGCTGATGTCCATGAACAACCTCGCGGACCTGCTGGTCAAGGCCGAGAAGAAGCACGACGCCCGTTCCCTGCTGGAGGAGGTGCTGACGCTGCTGGGAGCGAAGCCCGATCGCGGGGCTCGGAGCGAGGTCGCCGTCCTGGCGCGGGCGAATCTGGGCGAACTCCTCGTCGCGGAGGGGGAGACGGAGAAGGGCGAGTCGCTCTACCGGGAGGCCCTCGCCCTCGCGCGGGATCTCTGGGGCCCCGATCACCCGATCGCGCGAATCATCCAGTCTCGCCTGGACAAGCCGGCGGAGTCGCGGTCGGGCGTCGTCCCTCCCCCGTAA
- a CDS encoding 2-hydroxyacid dehydrogenase — protein MKPDVLMTRPSTPAAAEALERSFTLHKLWKVEDRSSFFKEVGPAIRGLATDGGAGAPAELMRALPKLEIVAVNGVGLDAVDLKYAKEKGVVVANTPDVLTEDVADMALVLLLAAAREVVVGDAYVRSAAWERQGNRPLTRRVNGKRAGIVGLGRIGRAVARRLEALNMQIAYHNRRPIESPYVYYADPEALARDVDFLIVTAAGGEGSRGLVGRGVIAALGPEGILVNVARGTVVDQPALIEALRENRLAAAGLDVFADEPRVPDELRSLPNVVLQPHHGSGTVETRAAMADLVVRNLQAHFAGGLLPSPVDLV, from the coding sequence GTGAAGCCGGACGTGTTGATGACGAGGCCCTCGACGCCCGCCGCGGCCGAGGCGCTGGAGCGGTCGTTCACGCTCCACAAGCTCTGGAAAGTCGAGGACCGATCGTCCTTCTTCAAGGAGGTCGGCCCGGCGATCCGGGGGCTCGCGACGGACGGCGGCGCGGGCGCGCCGGCCGAGTTGATGAGGGCCCTGCCGAAGCTGGAGATCGTCGCCGTGAACGGGGTCGGCCTCGACGCCGTCGACCTGAAATATGCGAAGGAGAAGGGGGTCGTCGTCGCGAACACGCCCGACGTGCTGACCGAGGACGTGGCCGACATGGCGCTCGTGCTGCTGTTGGCGGCGGCCCGCGAGGTCGTGGTCGGCGACGCCTACGTCCGCTCGGCCGCCTGGGAGCGGCAGGGCAACCGCCCCCTGACGCGTCGGGTCAACGGCAAGCGGGCGGGGATCGTCGGCCTGGGCCGGATCGGCCGGGCCGTGGCCCGGCGGCTGGAGGCGCTCAACATGCAGATCGCCTACCACAATCGACGGCCCATCGAGTCCCCCTACGTCTATTACGCGGACCCCGAGGCGCTCGCCCGCGACGTCGATTTCCTGATCGTCACGGCGGCCGGCGGCGAGGGGAGCCGGGGCCTGGTGGGCCGCGGCGTGATCGCCGCGCTGGGGCCCGAGGGGATCCTGGTGAACGTCGCGCGGGGGACGGTCGTCGACCAGCCTGCGCTGATCGAGGCCCTTCGCGAGAACCGGCTGGCCGCCGCCGGGCTCGACGTGTTCGCGGACGAGCCCCGCGTCCCCGACGAGCTGCGGTCGCTCCCCAACGTCGTCCTGCAGCCCCACCACGGCAGCGGGACCGTCGAGACCCGCGCGGCGATGGCGGACCTCGTCGTCCGCAACCTCCAGGCCCACTTCGCGGGCGGGCTGCTGCCGAGCCCCGTGGACCTCGTGTGA
- a CDS encoding SDR family oxidoreductase has translation MTQGLFDLTGRRVLITGSNGGLGLGIAGGLAALGARVILNGRDEAKLRAAADGLRAAGLVVEEARFDVTVEPEVVAAVERLEADGPIDVLINNAGIQRRVRLDEIGLDVWDEVLRTNLTSAMLVSRQVARAMIARGRGKVVNIGSVMSDLARTTTGAYAAAKGGLKMLTKAMCADWGPLGLQVNAIGPGYFATDMTRPLMENPEFNAWVTGRTPARRWGRPEELVGVAAFLSSSASDFVNGQILYVDGGVTAVL, from the coding sequence ATGACCCAGGGGCTGTTCGACCTGACGGGGCGGCGCGTCCTGATCACGGGCTCCAACGGCGGGCTCGGCCTGGGGATCGCCGGCGGCCTGGCCGCGCTGGGGGCCCGGGTGATCCTCAACGGCCGCGACGAGGCCAAGCTCCGCGCGGCGGCCGACGGCCTGCGGGCCGCGGGCCTCGTCGTCGAGGAGGCCCGGTTCGACGTGACCGTGGAGCCGGAGGTCGTCGCCGCGGTGGAGCGGCTCGAAGCCGACGGCCCGATCGACGTCCTGATCAACAACGCCGGCATCCAGCGCCGGGTGCGGCTCGACGAGATCGGCCTGGACGTGTGGGACGAGGTGCTGCGGACGAACCTCACCAGCGCGATGCTCGTCTCGCGCCAGGTCGCCCGGGCGATGATCGCCCGGGGCCGGGGGAAGGTGGTCAACATCGGCTCGGTCATGAGCGACCTGGCCCGCACGACCACCGGGGCCTACGCCGCGGCCAAAGGGGGCCTCAAGATGCTGACGAAGGCCATGTGCGCCGACTGGGGGCCGCTCGGCCTGCAGGTCAACGCCATCGGCCCCGGCTACTTCGCCACCGACATGACCCGGCCCCTGATGGAGAACCCCGAGTTCAACGCCTGGGTCACCGGCCGCACCCCGGCCCGCCGCTGGGGACGCCCCGAGGAGCTCGTCGGCGTCGCGGCCTTCCTCAGCTCGTCGGCCTCCGACTTCGTCAACGGCCAGATCCTCTACGTCGACGGCGGCGTGACCGCCGTGCTCTGA
- a CDS encoding uracil-DNA glycosylase family protein, protein MAHAARTIEQLIDAAEAEARREPFPVDAAVYEHAKRDPGRPILYAGTLDAPVAVLARDLGRDEVAAGQPLIGAGGRLVRAEIVKRHGEDRNEEALKHALLTNTVPFKPPGNKAYAESVRVRFRPFVAELLAGFWTGTQVLTLGTEAFRWFEPYVEGGAFPESAATDARFEAAYTCRLPLAGGKAKVVSVRPLPHPSPLNRRWYAKFPEMLARRLAESGG, encoded by the coding sequence GTGGCCCACGCCGCCAGGACGATCGAGCAGCTGATCGACGCCGCCGAGGCCGAGGCTCGTCGCGAGCCGTTCCCGGTCGACGCAGCCGTCTACGAGCACGCGAAGCGCGACCCGGGCCGGCCGATCCTTTATGCGGGGACCCTCGACGCGCCGGTCGCCGTGCTGGCGCGCGACCTGGGCCGCGACGAGGTGGCGGCCGGCCAGCCGCTGATCGGGGCGGGGGGCCGCCTGGTCCGGGCCGAGATCGTCAAGCGGCACGGCGAGGACCGCAACGAGGAGGCGCTCAAGCATGCGCTGCTGACCAACACGGTCCCGTTCAAGCCGCCCGGGAACAAGGCGTACGCGGAATCCGTCCGCGTCCGGTTCCGGCCGTTCGTGGCGGAATTGCTGGCCGGGTTCTGGACCGGGACGCAGGTGCTCACCCTGGGGACGGAGGCTTTCCGCTGGTTCGAGCCCTATGTGGAAGGGGGCGCGTTCCCCGAGTCGGCCGCGACCGACGCGCGGTTCGAGGCGGCCTACACGTGCCGCCTGCCCCTCGCCGGCGGGAAGGCCAAGGTCGTCTCGGTCCGCCCGCTGCCGCATCCCTCGCCGCTCAACCGCCGCTGGTACGCGAAGTTTCCGGAGATGCTGGCGCGCCGGCTCGCCGAATCCGGGGGGTGA